A stretch of DNA from Actinomycetota bacterium:
GTCGGGCAACTCGGCGGGGGACGCCACGGCCCTCGCGCGGCATTCTCCGCCGCCAGCCATCTTGAATGGAGTCGGAGACGATGCGAGCGATTGCGCGCCGCTCTCCCGGCCGGCGTTTTCTTCCGCTCGCCCACGCGGACATGCAGCCCGCGATCCTCTGGAGATCACGCCGCGGCCCTCGAGCGTTACTTGCGGTCGCGCCCGTGCCTCACAGTTCCAGCGCGCCCCTGGCGCTGGTCAGGCGGCCCTTTAGGCGCAGGATGGCCTTGGTGTGCATCTGGCACACCCTCGACTCCGTCACCCCAAGCACCTCGCCGATCTCGCGCAGGGTCAGACCCTCGTAGTAGTAGAGGGAGATGACTATCTTCTCCCGCTCCGGGAGCCGGTTGATGGCCTCGGCGAGGATCCGCTTCATCTCCTCGATCTCGTAGGTCTGGGATGGGTCCTTGACGCGCGAGTCCTCCAGGGTGTCCACCAGGCTCACCTTGTCGCCCTTGTCGCCGCCGATGCTCCACAGCTCGTCCAGGGCCACTAGGGAGATGAAGCTCATCTGCTGCAGGAGCTGGTTGAGCTCGTCCACCGACATCCCCATGTGTTGGGCCACCTCCTCGTCGGTGGGCAGGCGCTTGAGCTCGTTTTCCAGCACCATGTAGGCCTTCTCCAGCTCGCGGGCCTTGAAGCGTATGGAGCGCGGCACCCAGTCGATGGAGCGCAGCTCGTCGATGATGGCCCCCTTGATGCGGGAGATAGCGTAGGTCTCGAACTTGATACCGCGCCCGGGGTCGTACTTCTCGATGGCGTCTATGAGCCCGAAGATGCCGTAGCTGACCAGGTCGGCGTACTCGATGTTGGGGGGAAGCCCCGAGGAGACCCTCCCCGCGACGTATTTGACCAGGGGCGCATAGTTGAGGATGAGCTTCTCGCGGGCTTCCTGCGAGCCCTCTTCCTTGAATTGCTTCCAGATATCGCTTACATCCTCTATTCCGTCCAACCTGGCTCCTCTTTTGTAAAAGTCTGCCGTGTTCAACATTCTCCCCATCTCGGTAATCAGATGCTGGGCCTTTGCAGTAGCATCACGCGCGAGGGTGGGTCCGGAAAAAGACCTCTTTCAGCTGACCTTTATCAAGATGAGTATAAATCTGGGTGGTTGATAAATCAACATGGCCCAGCAGCTCCTGAACCGTCCTCAGGTCCGCCCCACCCTGCAGCATGTGGGTGGCAAAGGAGTGTCGGAGGGTATGCGGACTGACCCTCCTGCCCCCCTCCAGCTCCCGGAAGAAACGCTCCACCACCCGGCGCACACCCCGGTCGCTCAGCCTGCCCCCGCGTAGGTTGAGGAACAGAGCTCGCTCGGCGGCGCCGTCGGGAGAGTTGGCGGCCAGCGCCGGCCTCTCCTTCTCCAGGTACCTCCCCACCAGCTGTAGCGCTGCGTCATGCACGGGGATGACGCGCTCCTTGCGACCCTTACCGAGAACTCTCACCTCCCCTCTCCTCATATCCAGGTCTTCCAGGTCAAGACCCGACAGTTCCCCCACTCGCATACCGGTCGCGTAAAGCAGTTCTATGACCGCCATATCCCTCAACGAGGTGCGGTAGACATGCAATGCATGTTTCTCCTCCGCACCCTCTATCTCCTCCAGCCGCAACGCGCGCGGAAGCCTGCGTTCCCGCCTGGGAGGGGAAAGGGCCAGGGAAGGATCGGCCCGGAGATAGCCCCTGAGGGTGAGAAACCGGAAGAACCCCTTGACGGAAGAAGCGCGCCGCGCCACCGTGGAGCGCGCGTAACCCCTGGTCTGCAGGTTGGCGAGGTAGCGGCGGAGGAGACGGTGGTCCACCTCCGCCGGCTCTTCCGCACCCGCTCGCCGGCAGAACTCCTCGAAGACCCGCAGGTCCTCGCGGTACGCCCGCAACGTCTCGGGCGAGAGGTTGCGTTCCGCCTCGAGAAAGCGCAGGTATTCCTCCACCAGAGAGTCCATCTTCCCCCTCGAGCGCAAGCCTTTCTGTTGAAACCTTATATGATTTTATACTATACGATATTATTGTCAATAGTTGAATTTATTGTTGATGATTTTAATTATTGTTATAAAAATGCACCGGCACTTTTCTCGGCGACGACGGCGCCGCCTTCTTCGGGGATACGGCCGACATCCCGCAACCCGCATCCCCCTCTCTCTCCGGAGTCCACGGCCGCGGCGACGGCGGGTTTTACGGAGAGATGCGGAAAGCCCCCCGGCCATGCCGGAGGGCATATTGGCCGGAGGGTGGTGGCGGAGCCGGCGGAGAGGTGACGTGCGACCCGACCC
This window harbors:
- the whiG gene encoding RNA polymerase sigma factor WhiG, which translates into the protein MGRMLNTADFYKRGARLDGIEDVSDIWKQFKEEGSQEAREKLILNYAPLVKYVAGRVSSGLPPNIEYADLVSYGIFGLIDAIEKYDPGRGIKFETYAISRIKGAIIDELRSIDWVPRSIRFKARELEKAYMVLENELKRLPTDEEVAQHMGMSVDELNQLLQQMSFISLVALDELWSIGGDKGDKVSLVDTLEDSRVKDPSQTYEIEEMKRILAEAINRLPEREKIVISLYYYEGLTLREIGEVLGVTESRVCQMHTKAILRLKGRLTSARGALEL
- a CDS encoding tyrosine recombinase XerC — translated: MDSLVEEYLRFLEAERNLSPETLRAYREDLRVFEEFCRRAGAEEPAEVDHRLLRRYLANLQTRGYARSTVARRASSVKGFFRFLTLRGYLRADPSLALSPPRRERRLPRALRLEEIEGAEEKHALHVYRTSLRDMAVIELLYATGMRVGELSGLDLEDLDMRRGEVRVLGKGRKERVIPVHDAALQLVGRYLEKERPALAANSPDGAAERALFLNLRGGRLSDRGVRRVVERFFRELEGGRRVSPHTLRHSFATHMLQGGADLRTVQELLGHVDLSTTQIYTHLDKGQLKEVFFRTHPRA